One genomic region from Arthrobacter sp. YN encodes:
- a CDS encoding acyltransferase family protein, with product MDVIRSFCLLVVVALHALMVGVSIGPQGPVFENALDGNPWFASLSWAVQVMPLFFIAGGFSSISQWRRMQLRGGTAGDYIRLRVVRLLVPAVVVVASVGVGLVVLTLAGVPSGIVETAGYRISQPLWFLAVYLGCSALVPLLAFAHGKARLRTLLGLGLAIAAVDAGRLSLELPVLGYANLAFVWLFIQQLGFWLADGSVGRISGLVRKWAAGLALMLMAYLFASGWYSGDMFSNLNPPTGALALLAIAQLMLFSLAQERIRVWAAKSGAMSLVGLVGSKAMTIYLWHMPVMVSIAGLLLVIQMHLPTPGSAEWWLSRPLWLVAVACALVPVVRWLGRLERVSASSRASFTHLRTVLSAVSGVGGVVVLLVDGITPGTAIISVVLFLCALWSHLDLRRPQMTRPGETNREQGGRGVAG from the coding sequence GTGGATGTCATCCGAAGCTTCTGCCTTCTGGTGGTGGTTGCACTTCACGCCCTGATGGTTGGAGTGAGCATAGGTCCCCAAGGGCCCGTTTTCGAGAATGCCTTGGACGGAAATCCTTGGTTCGCCTCTTTGTCCTGGGCGGTCCAGGTCATGCCGCTGTTTTTCATTGCGGGCGGGTTCAGTTCAATCTCGCAATGGCGTCGCATGCAGCTTCGGGGTGGCACTGCCGGCGACTACATCCGGCTTCGGGTGGTCCGGCTCCTCGTCCCCGCAGTGGTGGTGGTGGCATCGGTAGGAGTGGGCCTGGTGGTTCTGACGTTGGCCGGGGTACCTTCAGGGATTGTTGAAACGGCCGGGTACCGGATTAGCCAGCCTTTGTGGTTCCTGGCCGTCTACCTCGGATGTTCAGCGCTTGTTCCCCTGCTGGCATTCGCTCACGGGAAGGCGCGTCTCCGTACGCTGTTGGGGTTGGGGTTGGCTATCGCCGCGGTAGATGCGGGGCGTTTGAGCCTGGAACTCCCTGTCCTCGGGTACGCCAACCTTGCCTTTGTGTGGCTCTTCATCCAGCAACTGGGCTTCTGGCTTGCCGATGGTTCGGTGGGCCGGATCTCCGGTCTGGTGCGGAAATGGGCCGCAGGGCTGGCGCTGATGCTGATGGCGTACCTCTTCGCCTCTGGTTGGTACTCAGGGGACATGTTCAGCAACCTGAACCCACCAACAGGGGCCCTTGCGCTCCTGGCAATCGCGCAGCTCATGCTCTTCTCCCTTGCTCAAGAGCGGATCAGGGTGTGGGCCGCAAAGTCCGGCGCCATGTCCCTTGTGGGCCTGGTGGGTTCCAAGGCGATGACCATCTATCTCTGGCACATGCCGGTGATGGTGTCGATTGCGGGTCTGCTGCTGGTGATACAGATGCACCTGCCTACTCCCGGCAGTGCGGAGTGGTGGCTGAGCCGGCCCTTATGGCTTGTGGCTGTTGCGTGTGCGCTTGTACCGGTTGTGAGGTGGCTGGGGCGTCTTGAACGAGTGAGCGCCTCGAGCCGAGCTTCTTTCACCCATCTGAGGACCGTGCTGAGTGCCGTGAGCGGCGTGGGGGGAGTGGTGGTTCTCCTCGTTGACGGCATCACTCCGGGCACGGCCATTATCAGCGTGGTTCTTTTCCTCTGCGCGCTATGGAGCCACCTCGATCTGCGGAGACCACAGATGACCCGCCCCGGCGAGACAAACAGGGAACAGGGCGGCCGCGGTGTGGCGGGCTGA
- a CDS encoding fasciclin domain-containing protein: protein MLSTKRPALAFVGLTAAALLGLTACGGSSTSTSPSSASAAPETSSAMPSASPSASAMSSAAMDPAANLVGPGCAGYAAQVPDGAGSVTGMAKDPVAVAASNNPLLKTLTAAVSGQLNPKVDLVSTLNGSEFTVFAPVDDAFAKIDAATIETLKTDDALLSKILTYHVVPGQLTPDQIVGTHKTVQGGEVTVAGTKDALTVDGASNVICGGVQTANATVYLIDSVLMPK, encoded by the coding sequence ATGTTGTCCACAAAGCGCCCCGCCCTCGCCTTCGTTGGCCTCACTGCAGCCGCCCTTCTCGGTCTCACTGCCTGTGGTGGTTCCAGCACCTCCACTTCGCCTTCCTCGGCATCTGCCGCTCCGGAGACGTCCTCAGCCATGCCGTCTGCTTCGCCGTCGGCCTCCGCCATGAGCAGTGCCGCCATGGATCCGGCCGCCAACCTTGTTGGCCCCGGCTGCGCCGGTTACGCCGCACAGGTTCCGGATGGTGCCGGTTCGGTAACGGGCATGGCTAAGGATCCGGTAGCCGTAGCAGCATCGAACAACCCGCTGCTCAAGACCCTGACCGCCGCCGTTTCCGGTCAGCTCAACCCCAAGGTTGACCTGGTTTCCACCCTGAACGGCAGCGAATTCACGGTGTTCGCACCGGTTGACGATGCCTTCGCCAAGATCGACGCCGCAACAATCGAGACGCTCAAGACGGACGATGCCCTGCTGAGCAAAATTCTCACCTACCACGTAGTCCCCGGTCAGCTGACCCCGGACCAGATCGTCGGCACCCACAAGACTGTCCAGGGTGGCGAAGTGACGGTTGCCGGCACCAAGGATGCCCTCACGGTTGACGGAGCTTCCAATGTGATCTGCGGTGGCGTCCAGACCGCCAACGCCACGGTCTACCTGATCGATTCAGTGCTGATGCCCAAATAG